The sequence CGTTGGTCAGCGCGACGGCGTGCTGCTCGGCCATGCTGTCCGGGCAGACCGCGATGACCGAGATGTCCTCGGGCACGCGCAGGCCGCGGTGGCGCAGCTCCGCCAGCAGGCCGGGCAGGACGGCTTCGTTGTGCACGACCAGGCCGGTCAGGTCCGGGTCGGCGGTGAGCAGGTCGTCGAGGCAGGCGCTCACCGCTTCGTAGGAGTGGGCGCACGGCCGGTTCGCCGCCCGCACTTCACGCGTCTTCGCCGCTTCGTCGAAGCCGCGCAGGAACCGGGTCGCGTAGCTCGTCCCGCGCCGGTAGACGGCGGGGGAAGGGCCGATCAGCCCGATCGAGCGGTGCCCGAGCTCGGCCAGGTGCGCGACGCACGCCGAGGCGGCGGCGGTGAAGTCGAGGTCGACGCAGCTGAGCCCGGCCGGGTGGTCGGGCACGCCGATGAGTACCACCGGCAGGTCGAGCGCGAGCAGCATCGGCACCCGCGGGTCGGCGGTTTCGACGTCCATCACCATCAGCGCGTCGGCGATCGCCGAGGACGCCACCCGCTGCAGCGCGGCGGGGCCTTCGTCCTTGGTGAGCAGCAGCAGGTCGTGGTCGTGCGCGCGGGCCGCGGTGACCGCCGAGGCGACGAACTCCATCACCACGGCGACGTTGAGGTCGGTGCGCAGCGGGACGACCAGTGCCAGTACGTTGGTCTTGCTGCTGGCCAGCGCCCGCGCGCCGGCGTGCGGGTGGTAGCCGAGCTTGCGGATGCTGTCCTCGACCAGCCGCCGGGTCTTGGGCGAGATCGAGCGCTTGCCGCTGATCACGTACGACACCGTGCTGGGGGCGACTCCCGCCGCGCTCGCGACGTCGTTGATCGTGACCACGGGCAGCCTCCTGGGGACGGGGCGGGAGATCATTGTCGAAGCGCATCGACGATGGCACGAAGGTAAGCGACACCCGCCGGAAACACAAGCGTGATTCGCGATTCCCCGCAATTCGATTCCCATTCGACAGCGATGGTGTTCGTCGAAATTGTCGAACGCCGCTGATGGCGGTTCTTCGCGCAGCTCAGGGGCAAGTTCCGGCCGTTCGCGCGGAGTAGCTGGGAGCGTGCCCAGCAAGTCTTGACCTGCCGTCGACGCGGCTGTAATAGTCGTCCGCATCCCCACCTTCGACGCGAATGTTCCGCGCCGCGCCGTCGAAACGATTCGACGAATCCGGAGGCCGTCCGTGCGCCAGTCCCCGTTCCGCCGCGTCCTCGTCCCGGTGGTGACCGCGACCCTGCTGCTGGCCCCGTCGCCGGCGCTCGCGGCGCCGCCACCGCCGTTCCGCGATCCGGCGCTGCCGGTGGCCGCGCGGATCGACGACCTGCTGTCCCGGCTGACCGCGGACGAGAAGATCTCGCTGCTGCACCAGTACCAGCCCGCCATCCCGCGGCTCGGCATCGGCGTGTTCAAGACCGGCACCGAAGCCCTGCACGGCGTCGCGTGGTCGACGGACTACGACAACAACGGCGCGGTCGTGAAGGCGGACGGCACCGTGTTCCCGCAGGCCGTCGGCCTGGCTTCGACGTGGGACCCGGCGCTGGTCAAGCAGGTCGGCGCGGCGGTCGGGCAGGAGGCCCGCGGCTTCAACGCGCGGAACCCGACGCTGTGGGGCTTGAACCTGTGGGCGCCGGTCGTCAATCTGCTGCGCGACCCGCGCTGGGGCCGCAACGAGGAGGGCTACTCCGAGGACCCGCACCTGACCGGCGCGCTGGCGACCGCGTACGGCCGCGGCATCCAGGGCGACGACCCGCGCTACCTGCAGGCCGCCCCGACGTTGAAGCACTACCTGGCCTACAACAACGAAGTCAGCCGGGACACCAGCAACTCCTCGGTGCCGCCGAAGATCCTGCACGACTACGACGAGCAGGCGTTCAAGATTCCCCTGGAAGCCGGTGCGGCCAACGCCGTGATGCCGTCGTACAACCTGGTCAACGGGCGCCCGAACACCGTGAGCCCGGACCTCGGCGGCGCGCTGCGGAAGTGGGCGCCCCAGGACATCGCCGTCGTCAGCGACGCCGGCGCACCGTCCAACCTGGTCAACTCCGAGAAGTACTACGCCACCAAAGCCGAAGCCGACGCGGCGGCGATCAAGGCCGGGCTCGACAGCTTCACCGACAACGACACCAACGGCGCGATCACCGTCGCCGCGGTCAAGGAAGCGCTCGAGCGCGGGCTGCTGACGATGGCCGACGTCGAAAAAGCCGACCGCCACCTGCTTTCGCTGCGGTTCCGGCTCGGCGAGTTCGACCCGCCGGGCCGCAACCCGTACGCGAAGATCACCCCGGCGGTGATCAACTCCCCGGCGCACCAGGCCCTCGCGCGCAAGGCCGCGGACGAACAGGTCGTGCTGCTGCGCAACAACGCGAACGCGCTGCCGCTCTCTGCTGCCGCCGGCCGGAAGGTCGCGGTCGTCGGCCCGCTCTCGGACACGCTGTACGAGGATTGGTACAGCGGCGCGATGCCGTACCGCGTCACCCCGAAGCAGGGCATCGCCGAGCGGGCCGCGGTGACGTCGTCCGAAGGCGTCGACCGGATCGCGCTGAAAGATCTGGGTACCGGCCGCTACCTGACCGCGCCCGCGACCGCGGGCAAGGTGACCGCCGGCGGGACCACGGCGGGCACTCCCGAGTCCTTCGACGTCTACGACTGGGGCGCGGGCAAGAACACCCTGCGTGCCGCCGCGAACGGCAAGTTCCTGAGCTTCTCCGGCGGCGCCCTGGTGAACGACGCCGACCAGCCGTCGGGGTGGTTCGTGCAGCAGCAGCTGAAGCTCGACCCGCAGCCGGACGGCAGCTACGTCCTGGAGTACGCGGGCAACGAGGTGAACGAGCCGTGGTTCGGCCCGAACCGCTTCGCCGCCGTGGGGGCCGACGGGGTGCTGACGATCTCCGCCCCGGACGCCGCGCACGCCACGAAGTTCGGCCGCGAGGTGCTGAGCAGCGGGATTTCCTCGGCGGTCGACGCGGCCCGCGGCGCGGACACGGCCGTCGTCGTGGTGGGCAGCATGCCGTTCATCAACGGCCGCGAGGCGAACGACCGGACCAGTACTTCACTGGCCCCCGCGCAGCGCGCGCTGATCGAGGCGGTCGCGAAGGCCAACCCGCACACCGTGGTCGTGGTCGAGAACAGCTACCCGACGACCGGCTGGGACACGCTGCCCGTACCGGCGATCGTGTGGACCAGCCATGCCGGCCAGGAGACGGGACACGCGGTGGCGGATGTCCTGTTCGGCGACGTCGACCCGGGCGGACGGCTCACTCAGACGTGGTACGCCTCGGACGAAGGGCTGCCGAGCATCCTCGACTACGACATCTCCAAGACCGGGATGACGTACCAGTACTACCGCGGGAAGCCGTTGTACCCCTTCGGGTACGGCCTGAGCTACACGAGCTTCCGGTACGGCCCCACGCGGGCTTCGCTCGCCGGTTCGTCGGTGCGGGTGAGCGTGGACGTGACGAACACGGGTGCTCGTGCGGGAACGGACGTCGTCCAGCTGTACTCGAAGGATTCCGGCGTGCAGCGGCTGCGGGACTTCGAGCGCGTGACGCTCGCCCCGCACCAGACGCGCACGGTCCAGTTCTCGGTTCCGGTGGCGGACCTGGCGGCGTGGGACCCCGCGCGGGGACGATCCGTGGTGACGGCCGGGTTCCGCGAGTTCTCGGTGGGCCGCAACGCGGTCGACCTCGGCGCGGCGCAGCGGGTGTTCGTGCCGGGGGAGCGGGCGCTGCCCCGTGACCTGAGCCGGTCGACTCCGGCGGAGAACTTCGACGACTACTCCGGGATCACGCTCACGGACACGGCCAAGACGTCCGGCACGTCGGTGGCGGCCGCGGCCGGGAACTGGGTGGCTTACCGGAACGTGGCTTTGAACGGGCCCGCGCGGTTCTCGGCTTCAGTGTCCACAGTGGAGCCTTCCAGCGTCACGGTCCGCCTGGACTCACCAACCGGCCCCGTCCTGGGCACGGCCCAGGTGCCGTCCACCGGGGACCGGTACGCGTACACGACGGTGACGGCGGCCCTGGCCAAGGCGACCGGACGCCACGACGTCTACCTCACGTTCGACGGACCGGTGAACCTGGCCACCTTCTCCCTGCGGTGATGGGATGTCATGAACGGGTCGTTCACCACGTCTGGCGACAGGGCCCCGGCAAAGTCGGCTCAGCACGGCCGATCCGGCTGCCCGCATGTCATAAACGGGTCGTTCACCTCACCAGACGACCTGAACGAGTCGTTCACGACATCACGGCCGGGGTCCCGGCAAAGTCACGCGGCCGGGCCGCTCCGCCGCCGGTGACCCGCTCGCCCCACGTCTTGGATGACTCATTCAGGTCTTCGGAGGTCCTGAATGAGTCATTCAAGACGCTGGTGCAACGCTGCGGGCTGCACCGACGCGACTTTGCCGGAGCCCTGACGTCTGGCGAGGTGAACGACGCGTTCATGACGTGCGGGCGGTGACCGATGCGGCGGCTGGGTCTGGTGTTCTGGTCCGGGCGCATCCGCCGGCCGCCTCGGCCTGACTTTGCCGGAGCCCTGGGGCCGACGTCTTGAATGAGTCATTCAGGACCCCAGAAGACCTGAATGACTCATTCAAGACACCCCACACGCGCCCCGCGTGCCAGGATGCCTGCGGTGATCAGGGTTTCCGGCCCACCCCGGCGTACGGCAGCGCGTTGATCGCCGGGTCGTCGGACATGTCCCCGGCGCCCTCCGGCTTCCACATCGCGCAGCCGACCACGCCCGGGTCCACCAGCTCGAAGCCGTCGAAGAAGGCGAGGACCTCGTCGTGGGTGCGGGGGACCGGCTGGTTCTGCTGGTCCTGGTTGCTCTTGTACACCTCGACCGCCTCGTCGAGGCGCTGGGAGTCCGAGTCCGCCGCGACGTGCGTGACGGCCAGGAAGCTGCCCGGGGCCAGGCGGTCGCGGTAGCGGGCGAGGATGCCCACCGGGTCCCACGAGTCCGGGACGAAGTGCAGCAGCAGCAACATGAACACGGCGACCGGCTCGTCGAGGTCGAGCAGCTTGCCCGCGCCGTCGAAGATGTCGTTGACGTCGCGCAGGTCCGCCTGCAGCACCAGGGTGTTGTCGTTGTCCTGCAGCAGCAGTTCGCTGTGCGCGACCGCGACGGACTCGCGGTCGACGTAGACCACCCGGCACGACGGGTCGGCCTGCTGGACGATCTCGTGCAGGTTGCCCACCGTCGGGATGCCGGAGCCGATGTCGAGGAACTGCCGGACGCCCTGGCCGACCAGGTAGCGCGCGGCGCGGCGCAGGAACGCGCGGTTGAGGCGGGCCGCGTCGCGGACGCCCGGCATGATCTTGAGGATCTGCTCGCCGAGCGCGCGGTCCGCGGCGAAGTTGTGGTCGCCGTCGAGCCAGAAGTCGTACACCCGCGCCGGGTTCGGCACCGAGGTGTCGATCTCCGGCGGTACCCAGCTCAGCTCCCCGGTCACAGGACCTCCCACCCTCGCGGACTCCGGAGCCGCGGAGTCTAGCGCTAAGCTGGCGCGGTCACGAGGAGACGAGGCCATGACGAACTTCCCCGGTCGCTGGCCCGTGCTCGGGCACACCGTGCCCCTGCTGCGCGACCCGCTGAAACTCTTCACTTCCCTGCCCGCGCACGGAGAAGTCGTCAAACTCCACCTCGGCCCGCTGCCGGTGCACGTGGTCACCACCCCGGAGCTGGCCTGGCAGGTGCTCGCCACCGACGCCGACAAGTTCGACAAGGGCCTGGTCTTCGACAAGATGCGCCCGCTCTTCGGCGACGGGCTGGCCACGTCCAACGGCGAGCTGAACCGCCGCCAGCGCCGCCTGGTCATGCCCGCGTTCGGCCGCACCCGGATCGCCGGCTACGCCGAAAACACCATGACGAAGCTGGCCGACGAGCTGACGAGTTCCTGGCAGCCCGGCGAAGTCGTCGAGTTCGACCAGCGCATGCAGGACCTCGTGCTGACCATCGCCGGGCAGACGCTGTTCTCCACCGCGCTCGGCGACGAAGCGCTGTCGGAGATCCAGCGCTCGATCCCGGTCATGCTCAAGTACGTGCTGGTCCGGGCCTTCTCGCCGAAGTTCGTGGAGCGCCTGCCCATCCCGCCGAACCGCAAGTTCGACGCCGCGGCCGCGCGCCTGCGGGACGTCATCGGCGAAACCGTCGTCGCCGCCCGTGAACAGGGCGCGGACCACGGCGACCTGCTCTCGATGCTGCTGCTGGCCCGCGACGAAGACACCGGCGAGGGCATGTCCGACCGCCAGGTGCACGACGAGGTCATCACGATCCTCACCACCGGCGCGGAAACCACCGCCGTGGCGCTGGCCTGGTTCTTCCACGAGCTCGGGCAGCACCCGGACGTGGAACGGCGCTTCCACGCGGAGGTCGACGAAGTCCTCGGGGGCCGGGCCGCGCGCTTCGAAGACCTGCCGGACCTGGTGTACACGCACCAGATCGTCAACGAGATCGTCCGCCGCACCCCGCCGCTGATCCTGATGCGCCGCGCCCGCGAGGACGTCGAGCTGGGCGGGGTCCGGATCCCGGCCGGCACCGAGGTCGCGGTCAGCCAGCACACGCTGCACCGGGACCCGCGGTGGTTCCCGGACCCGGACCGGTTCGACCCGGACCGCTGGACGCCCGGCCACACCGCGGAACTGCCGAAGGGCGCGTACATCCCGTTCGGCGCGGGCGCCCGGCTGTGCCCTGGCCACGTGTTCGCGCCGACGGAGATCGGCATCGTCGCCGCCACCATCGGGGCGCGCTGGCGCCTGGTCCCGGTGCCGGGCAAGAAGGTGTACGCGCAGCTCAAGGCGACGATGCAGCCGAACCGCCTGCCGATGACGGTGGTGCCCCGGACCTGACGGTGCCGGTTCCACTACCGGGTGTAGTGTTCTCGGGTCCGAACAGCCCGGCCCCATCCGGAGGAGTACGGCGTGAGACTGCCGGTCAAGCTGACGTCCGCGTTGTTCGCCTGCGGGGTTCTGCTCGCTTCGCTGACCGCGGCGATGCCCGCCGAAGCCGCCTCGATCTCTTGCACCGACACGGATTTGCCGGTCACCGGTCCCGGGCTGCCGCCGCTGGTGCCGGGCGCGCCGGCGACCGTGCACGGCCGGCTGTGCCTGCCCGCCGGCGAGGCACCGGACACCGTCCAGCTGCTCGTGCACGGCGGGACGTACAACAGCGCGTACTGGGACCTGCCCTATGACCCGCAGCGGTACTCCTACCAGCGCGACATGGCCGCCCACGGCTACGCGACGTTCGCCGCGGACCAGCTCGGCGCCGGGCGCAGCAGCCACCCGCTGAGCCTGCCGCTGTCGGTCTGGGCCGCGGCCGAGTCGATGCACGAGGTCGTCGGGCACCTGCGCGCCGGGCGCGTCGGCGGGGTGCCGTTCGCGAAGGTGGTCATCGTCGGGCACTCGGTCGGGTCCGGGGTCGTCGCCGTGGAGGCGTCGACCTACCACGACGTCGACGGCGTGGTCCTCACCGGCATCACGCACCTGCCCGCCCTGCCGGTGCTCGCCCTCGGCGCGGCCCTCGGCCTGCAGCCGGCCCTGCTCGACGGCCAGCTCGGCTCGCTGGGCAGCGATCCGCTGTACTTCACGACGAAGCCGGGCGCGCGTGCCGGGCTGTTCTACGCCGACGGCGACGCCGACCCGGCGGTCATCGCGGCGGACGAAGCCACCAAGGACCAGGTTTCGGTGCCCGGGATGGGCACGGTGGCGTTGTTCGGGATCGTGTTGCCGGCGACGCAAGGAATTACCGCACCGGTTTTGCAGGTGGTGGGGGAAAAGGACGTCCTTTTCTGCGGTCTGCTCGCCCTGCGTGACTGCGCGCACCCCGATGTGCTGCGGGCGCAGGAAGCGCCGTACTACGCCGACCCGTCGAAGCTGTCGATGTACGTCCTCCCGGGGGCGGGGCATTCCGTCGCGTTGCACGAAAACGCCGCCGATTACCGGGATGCCACCCGATCGTGGCTGCAGGGCGACCTGGGGATCGCTCCGCAGGGTTATCACTCGATTGGATGAATGCTGTTTCGTGCGCCGGACGCCTTTTCGCGCCAAGATAAATCGGCCATCAGACCGGTGCGCGTGCGTCGAAACCAGGACAGGCTGAGGTGACTGCTCCCCAACCCCGCGGCGACCAGCCACGGAAGAAGCCGTCCGCCGAACGGGCGGCGCGGCGGCTCGGCACGCTCGCGCGCAAGTGGGGCTACCTGATCAGCACCACGGCGTACCTGCCGCACACGCCCGAGGAGATCGAGCGCGAGCTGGGCGTCCTGGTCACCACCGTCTTCGACGCCGTCGCCGGCGACCCGCCGGACCTCGACGCGGCCGCGGCCGTGGGCGGCAAGCTCGTCGAGCTGCGGTGCGTCGGCACGGACAGCCTGCGCCGCACCCTGGAGGTGCTCGGCAAGGCACTGGTGCGCGAGCCGGAGCTGCACCGCCTCGACGGGCTCGCCGAGCGGGTCGTCCTGGTGCTCGGCGCGCTGAGCTCGGGCTACGGCGAGATGCTGCGCGAGGACATCCAGAAGCGCCAGGAGGGCTTGAGCCGCGCGCTGCTGAAGGTGGAACAGGAGACGCGGCAGAAGCAGGTCATCACGCGCGCGCAGTTCGAAGAGGTCTTCGCCGGCTCGGCCAGCGGCGTCGCGCTCACCGAACTGGACGGCCGCGTGCTGCGGGCCAACGCGGCGCTCGCCAAGACGCTCAACCGCACGCCGGCCGAGATCGGCGCGCTGAGCCTGTTCGACCTGGTGCACCCCGAGGACGTCGAGCAGCTGCGGGACGGCTACCGCGAGCTCGTGGCGGGCAAGCTGCACCGGCTGCGCACCGGACGGCGGCTGGTCGGCAAGGACGGCGAGCCGATGTGGGCCACGTTCGCGGCGTCGGTGATCCGCGACGCCGTCGGCGCGCCCCGGCAGCTGCTCACGATCGTCGACGACGACACCGAGGTCTCGCTGCTGCAGCGGCGGCTGTCGCACCAGGCCCTGCACGACGTCCTCACCGGGCTGCCGAACCGCCAGTTCTTCAGCACCCGCTTGGAAACCCTGCTCCGCGACGCCGACCCGGCCCGCGGGGTCACGCTGTTCCACCTCGACCTCGACGGCTTCTCCCAGATCAACGGCGGGCTCGGCCAGGAGCTCGGCGACCGCGTGCTGCGCGGGGTCGCGGCGAAGCTCAAGACGATCTTCGACGGCGAGACGGCGCTGGTCGCGCGGCTCGGCGGCGACGAGTTCGGCGTGCTGGTGCAGAACGCGGCGGAGACGCCGGGAGTGCTGACGCTGGTCCGCCGCATCACCCACGAGCTCGCGGAGCCGGAGTACGTCGACGGGCAGCGCGGGGTGGCGGTGTCGGCCGCCATCGGCGTCGTGCACCGGCCGCCGCGCGACGTCACGCCGGTGGAGCTGCTGCGCGCGTCGGACCTGACGCTGCGGCGCGTGCAGCGCACGGGCAGCCAGTGGGGCCTGTTCGACCGGGAGCTGGACCGGCGCGACCGGCACGACTTCGGCCTGGCCGCTGGGATGGCGGGCGCTTGGGAGAACGGCGAAATCGAGGTCTGCTACCGGGCGCTGGTGTCCGCGGGCGACGGCGCCGTCCAGGGCGTCGAGGCCCGGCTGCGGTGGAACCACCCGGCCGAAGGGGTGCTCGAGCACGAAACGTGCCTGCGGCTGGCGACCGAAACCGGGCTGGCCCTGCCGCTGGGCACGTGGCTCCTGCGCACGGCGGCCGAGCGGCTGCTCGCGTCCGGGAGCGAACTGCCGCTCACCGTCGAACTCACCCCGCAGCAGGCCGCCGACCCCGAGCTGGTCGGCGAAATCCGCGGGGTGCTGGAGTCGACCGGCCTGGCCCCGGCGGCCATCCGGCCCGGCTTCCCGGCCGCGGCGCTGCTCGCGGAGTCCGGCGACGCGGCCGACAACCTCAAGGTGCTGGCCGAAATCGGCGTCCCGGCGGAACTGCACGGCGTCGCCGACGCCGCCTGCCTGACGGAGTTCCCGGCCCGCGCGGTCCGCCTCGCGCCGAGCCTGGTGGAGCGGCGCACCCACCCGCTCGTCGAGCCTTCGCTGACGGCGCTGATCGACGCGGCCCACCAGGCCGGCGCCGAAGTCGGCGTCGCCGGGGTGGCGGACGCGGACGAGGCGCGGTGGTGGCGGGAGCGCGGCGCCGACCGGCTGTCCGGCCCGGCGTTCCCCGAACCGCCCGGCCTTTAGCCAGCCCTGGCCCTGGCCCGGCAACCCGAACCAAAGGTCTTGAATGAGTCATTCAGGACCTCCGAAGACCTGAATGACTCATTCAAGACGTTCGCACGCGCCGCCGGCCGTCAACGAACCTCGGACGCGCGACACTAGATCCGCACGAGCACTTCGTCGAGGGACTTGCGCCGCAGGTCCGGGACGACGCAGTCGTCGGCGGGGTAGCCGACCGGGATCACCGCGAACGCCTTTTCGTTGCGGGGACGGCCGAGCAGCTCGCCGAGGAAGCGCATCGGCGACGGCGTGTGCGTCAGCGCCGCCAGCCCGGCCACCTGCAACGCCGTCAGCAGCATGCCGACCGCGATGCCCACCGACTCGTCGACGTAGTAGTGCTTGCGGACGCCGCCGTCTTCGTCGAGGGCGAAGCGCTGCTGGAACACGACGATCAGGTAGGGCGCGTCGGTCAGGTGCGGCTTCACCGCGTCCGTGCCGAGCGGCCGCAGCGCGTCGAGCCACGCCTCGCCGAGCCGGCCGCCGTAGGAGATCCGCTCCTCCTCTTCGGCGGCTTCCCGGAGCCGGCGGCGCACGTCGGGATCGGTGACGAGGACGAACGTCCACGGCTGCTGGTGCGCCCCGCTCGGCGCGGTGGACGCTACGGCGATCGCGTCCAGCACCGCGCGTTCGGGCACCGGGTCGGCGGAGAACATCCGGACCGAGCGCCGCGCTTCCATCCGCTGCCGCAGCGAGGCGGCCCGGGCGAGGGCTTCGTCGTCGGGCAGCCGGGCGGGCCGGTAGGGGACCGGGTGAAAGGTCATGTCCGGAGTGTGGCGGGGGACACGCCGGTCGCAGCAGGGCCAAACGTACGATTCGCGGTGTTGAGCGTCCGATATGCGGACGGTAAGGTCAGCCTTGCCTCGATTTTTACGCCGAACGGCGCAGTGCAACTATGCTGAATGGTCCTGTCGCGCGAAGTGATCTCGTCATTACCCTCCAGTAGCAGACAGTGGTGCCGATCACAGTCGTTCCGGGAGGCTCTATGGCGTCGCGCGTCCGTGGACCCGGCTCCGAAGACCGCCGCGAACTGCGGATCCGGCACCTCACCGGCTGCCTTCCGTGCACGCTCAAATGCGCGTACTGCGGGCTGCCGGTGCGGCTCACCGGGCCGGGCGACCATCCCGGCTACGGCGTGGTCGAAGAAGTGACCGGCGACCTCGTGCTGCTGCACCGTTTCTGCCGCGGCGCGCTCGGCCGCTGCCGGACGCGGGGGTGCGTGCTGCGGCGCGCCCACCTCGGCCGCGCGACCGAGCAGTACGAAACCGGACGGCGGCGGCCGGGGCGTTACCAGCGCCTGGGCGTCCGCAGGTCGGCCGACCTCGATCTGTACCGGAAGCACTGGCGGGTCGCGAAGATGCGGTACGCGTGCAAGGCGTGCCGGTACTACACCGGCTCGCACTGAGCCGGTCCTTCCATCACGACGCGGAGGACTCGTGCTCGTTCGTCTCATCCTCGGCCTGCTCATGACCGTCGTCGGCCTCGCCGTCGCCGGGAAGCGCGTGGCCTTCCTGTACCAGCTGATCAAGGCGGGCCAGCCCGACACGAAGCGCTCGAACGAGCTGGGTGCCCGGCTCTTCGCGCAGGTTCGCGAAGTGTTCGGCCAGCGCAAGCTGCT is a genomic window of Amycolatopsis lexingtonensis containing:
- a CDS encoding LacI family DNA-binding transcriptional regulator: MVTINDVASAAGVAPSTVSYVISGKRSISPKTRRLVEDSIRKLGYHPHAGARALASSKTNVLALVVPLRTDLNVAVVMEFVASAVTAARAHDHDLLLLTKDEGPAALQRVASSAIADALMVMDVETADPRVPMLLALDLPVVLIGVPDHPAGLSCVDLDFTAAASACVAHLAELGHRSIGLIGPSPAVYRRGTSYATRFLRGFDEAAKTREVRAANRPCAHSYEAVSACLDDLLTADPDLTGLVVHNEAVLPGLLAELRHRGLRVPEDISVIAVCPDSMAEQHAVALTNVAIPAEEVGTQAVEMTMRRLAGHTTPEVRLLGPRLTRRESTAAPRA
- a CDS encoding glycoside hydrolase family 3 C-terminal domain-containing protein gives rise to the protein MRQSPFRRVLVPVVTATLLLAPSPALAAPPPPFRDPALPVAARIDDLLSRLTADEKISLLHQYQPAIPRLGIGVFKTGTEALHGVAWSTDYDNNGAVVKADGTVFPQAVGLASTWDPALVKQVGAAVGQEARGFNARNPTLWGLNLWAPVVNLLRDPRWGRNEEGYSEDPHLTGALATAYGRGIQGDDPRYLQAAPTLKHYLAYNNEVSRDTSNSSVPPKILHDYDEQAFKIPLEAGAANAVMPSYNLVNGRPNTVSPDLGGALRKWAPQDIAVVSDAGAPSNLVNSEKYYATKAEADAAAIKAGLDSFTDNDTNGAITVAAVKEALERGLLTMADVEKADRHLLSLRFRLGEFDPPGRNPYAKITPAVINSPAHQALARKAADEQVVLLRNNANALPLSAAAGRKVAVVGPLSDTLYEDWYSGAMPYRVTPKQGIAERAAVTSSEGVDRIALKDLGTGRYLTAPATAGKVTAGGTTAGTPESFDVYDWGAGKNTLRAAANGKFLSFSGGALVNDADQPSGWFVQQQLKLDPQPDGSYVLEYAGNEVNEPWFGPNRFAAVGADGVLTISAPDAAHATKFGREVLSSGISSAVDAARGADTAVVVVGSMPFINGREANDRTSTSLAPAQRALIEAVAKANPHTVVVVENSYPTTGWDTLPVPAIVWTSHAGQETGHAVADVLFGDVDPGGRLTQTWYASDEGLPSILDYDISKTGMTYQYYRGKPLYPFGYGLSYTSFRYGPTRASLAGSSVRVSVDVTNTGARAGTDVVQLYSKDSGVQRLRDFERVTLAPHQTRTVQFSVPVADLAAWDPARGRSVVTAGFREFSVGRNAVDLGAAQRVFVPGERALPRDLSRSTPAENFDDYSGITLTDTAKTSGTSVAAAAGNWVAYRNVALNGPARFSASVSTVEPSSVTVRLDSPTGPVLGTAQVPSTGDRYAYTTVTAALAKATGRHDVYLTFDGPVNLATFSLR
- a CDS encoding SAM-dependent methyltransferase, encoding MTGELSWVPPEIDTSVPNPARVYDFWLDGDHNFAADRALGEQILKIMPGVRDAARLNRAFLRRAARYLVGQGVRQFLDIGSGIPTVGNLHEIVQQADPSCRVVYVDRESVAVAHSELLLQDNDNTLVLQADLRDVNDIFDGAGKLLDLDEPVAVFMLLLLHFVPDSWDPVGILARYRDRLAPGSFLAVTHVAADSDSQRLDEAVEVYKSNQDQQNQPVPRTHDEVLAFFDGFELVDPGVVGCAMWKPEGAGDMSDDPAINALPYAGVGRKP
- a CDS encoding cytochrome P450, whose protein sequence is MTNFPGRWPVLGHTVPLLRDPLKLFTSLPAHGEVVKLHLGPLPVHVVTTPELAWQVLATDADKFDKGLVFDKMRPLFGDGLATSNGELNRRQRRLVMPAFGRTRIAGYAENTMTKLADELTSSWQPGEVVEFDQRMQDLVLTIAGQTLFSTALGDEALSEIQRSIPVMLKYVLVRAFSPKFVERLPIPPNRKFDAAAARLRDVIGETVVAAREQGADHGDLLSMLLLARDEDTGEGMSDRQVHDEVITILTTGAETTAVALAWFFHELGQHPDVERRFHAEVDEVLGGRAARFEDLPDLVYTHQIVNEIVRRTPPLILMRRAREDVELGGVRIPAGTEVAVSQHTLHRDPRWFPDPDRFDPDRWTPGHTAELPKGAYIPFGAGARLCPGHVFAPTEIGIVAATIGARWRLVPVPGKKVYAQLKATMQPNRLPMTVVPRT
- a CDS encoding alpha/beta hydrolase — encoded protein: MRLPVKLTSALFACGVLLASLTAAMPAEAASISCTDTDLPVTGPGLPPLVPGAPATVHGRLCLPAGEAPDTVQLLVHGGTYNSAYWDLPYDPQRYSYQRDMAAHGYATFAADQLGAGRSSHPLSLPLSVWAAAESMHEVVGHLRAGRVGGVPFAKVVIVGHSVGSGVVAVEASTYHDVDGVVLTGITHLPALPVLALGAALGLQPALLDGQLGSLGSDPLYFTTKPGARAGLFYADGDADPAVIAADEATKDQVSVPGMGTVALFGIVLPATQGITAPVLQVVGEKDVLFCGLLALRDCAHPDVLRAQEAPYYADPSKLSMYVLPGAGHSVALHENAADYRDATRSWLQGDLGIAPQGYHSIG
- a CDS encoding EAL domain-containing protein, giving the protein MTAPQPRGDQPRKKPSAERAARRLGTLARKWGYLISTTAYLPHTPEEIERELGVLVTTVFDAVAGDPPDLDAAAAVGGKLVELRCVGTDSLRRTLEVLGKALVREPELHRLDGLAERVVLVLGALSSGYGEMLREDIQKRQEGLSRALLKVEQETRQKQVITRAQFEEVFAGSASGVALTELDGRVLRANAALAKTLNRTPAEIGALSLFDLVHPEDVEQLRDGYRELVAGKLHRLRTGRRLVGKDGEPMWATFAASVIRDAVGAPRQLLTIVDDDTEVSLLQRRLSHQALHDVLTGLPNRQFFSTRLETLLRDADPARGVTLFHLDLDGFSQINGGLGQELGDRVLRGVAAKLKTIFDGETALVARLGGDEFGVLVQNAAETPGVLTLVRRITHELAEPEYVDGQRGVAVSAAIGVVHRPPRDVTPVELLRASDLTLRRVQRTGSQWGLFDRELDRRDRHDFGLAAGMAGAWENGEIEVCYRALVSAGDGAVQGVEARLRWNHPAEGVLEHETCLRLATETGLALPLGTWLLRTAAERLLASGSELPLTVELTPQQAADPELVGEIRGVLESTGLAPAAIRPGFPAAALLAESGDAADNLKVLAEIGVPAELHGVADAACLTEFPARAVRLAPSLVERRTHPLVEPSLTALIDAAHQAGAEVGVAGVADADEARWWRERGADRLSGPAFPEPPGL
- a CDS encoding nitroreductase family protein, which produces MTFHPVPYRPARLPDDEALARAASLRQRMEARRSVRMFSADPVPERAVLDAIAVASTAPSGAHQQPWTFVLVTDPDVRRRLREAAEEEERISYGGRLGEAWLDALRPLGTDAVKPHLTDAPYLIVVFQQRFALDEDGGVRKHYYVDESVGIAVGMLLTALQVAGLAALTHTPSPMRFLGELLGRPRNEKAFAVIPVGYPADDCVVPDLRRKSLDEVLVRI